A single genomic interval of Malania oleifera isolate guangnan ecotype guangnan chromosome 13, ASM2987363v1, whole genome shotgun sequence harbors:
- the LOC131145747 gene encoding uncharacterized protein LOC131145747, which translates to MVVLGCWGCVAGVWRCGRVAGGPLVWLAGARESQRSISIALTVKNKIACIDGTLPQPNLSDSRTQIAWLRANNLVLSWLVNSIAKEICGSLLYLTSAYDIWEELKTRYLRSDGPRLQANSQLQMWNSQPVFLQFLKNFLDRQQSDFVMKFLIGLHDSYSMMRSQLLLQSPLPSMSKVFSLLLQEESQRSLSNAVGISIDSHAMNAAQTQRFVATSGIRFTKPKMKGNVTCSHCGYNGHLADKCFHLIGYPPGWKGS; encoded by the exons ATGGTGGTTCTTGGCTGCTGGGGCTGTGTAGCAGGGGTTTGGCGGTGTGGCCGAGTGGCTGGAGGGCCGCTGGTATGGTTAGCCGGAGCAAGAGAGTCACAGAG ATCAATCTCTATTGCTCTTACAGTCAAAAACAAAATTGCATGCATAGATGGTACTTTGCCTCAACCTAATCTTAGTGATTCTCGGACTCAAATTGCTTGGCTACGAGCCAATAATCTTGTTCTATCTTGGTTAGTGAATtctatagcaaaagaaatttgtgGGAGTCTACTGTACTTGACAAGTGCATatgatatttgggaagaacttaAGACAAGATATCTTCGAAGTGATGgtccaaga TTACAAGCCAATTCCCAGCTGCAGATGTGGAATTCTCAACCAGTGTTCTTgcaatttttaaagaattttttagaCAGACAGCAATCAGATTTTGTGATGAAGTTTCTTATTGGTTTGCATGATTCCTATTCTATGATGCGAAGTCAGTTACTTCTTCAATCACCTTTGCCTTCTATGAGCAAAGTGTTTTCCTTATTATTGCAAGAAGAAAGCCAAAGGTCTCTATCTAATGCTGTTGGTATTTCCATAGACTCTCATGCAATGAATGCTGCACAAACACAGAGATTTGTTGCCACGAGTGGTATTCGTTTCACAAAACCAAAGATGAAAGGAAATGTTACTTGTTCCCATTGTGGATATAATGGTCATCTTGCAGACAAGTGTTTCCACTTAATTGGATACCCACCTGGATGGAAAGGATCATGA